Proteins from one Monodelphis domestica isolate mMonDom1 chromosome 6, mMonDom1.pri, whole genome shotgun sequence genomic window:
- the LOC100027382 gene encoding LOW QUALITY PROTEIN: serine protease FAM111A (The sequence of the model RefSeq protein was modified relative to this genomic sequence to represent the inferred CDS: inserted 1 base in 1 codon) produces MAFQEKKLTITLNGNKRKHQISHNNRASILDAIKSHTLASKEIAKQQAKEMLVEGTMGTEKGYVNLGMPLRCVPEKSHFDIVFARHKSQRKDGSEYVGRYDSNTGDCIKFYVFTIGKSVKKIVKCLDLHKDGCKLCVYAFKGETIKKALIKDGRFLPLLETREWNLIENVDSVFENTQRVDDLEDRRFEVEVKKRRSYSMSARASHSCEVEQRQSCELERHILDQYPSLTKERRQISIISDRESKEKRKKIRTLFNMHXQNFWKLSSTSIPVKVIKFLSNLSNSVGYIFWNNNSGNHGGATCFVLKNHYILTCSHVVNFIVGAEVELEEAAQVISGSAWVTFSFEDTHGSSGPLRVVQDKEWSIEPWFEVFDKSLDYAVLKLKENGSPIPMGLWDQIAPPPKNGILHIIGHPGQQKKSADNCVMIPQLLLEQVCQDHIQASVESNSVFMFSPRSFQKGFKNQKLITYETCFIQGSSGSPVFSANGELVAMHTAGFLYDHKGINYSIIEFGHSMTAIAWDITNQHETFYSSQFLSQDDGEMVRDDERD; encoded by the exons ATGGCTttccaggaaaagaaattgacaaTCACTTTGAACGGAAACAAGAGGAAGCATCAAATCTCGCACAACAACAGAGCCAGCATCTTGGATGCCATTAAATCACATACACTTGCCagcaaggaaatagcaaagcaacAAGCTAAGGAGATGTTGGTAGAGGGGACAATGGGAACTGAGAAAGGGTATGTTAACCTGGGTATGCCTCTCCGCTGCGTGCCTGAGAAATCTCACTTTGATATTGTATTTGCCAGACATAAGAGTCAGAGAAAAGATGGCAGTGAGTATGTGGGACGTTATGACAGCAACACTGGAGACTGCATCAAATTCTATGTTTTTACCATTGGGAAAAGTGTAAAGAAGATTGTGAAGTGTCTTGATCTTCACAAAGATGGATGTAAACTCTGTGTTTATGCCTTCAAAGGAGAAACCATAAAGAAAGCCTTGATCAAAGATGGCAGATTTCTTCCTTTACTGGAAACCAGAGAGTGGAATCTGATAGAAAATGTTGATTCCGTTTTCGAAAACACTCAAAGAGTGGATGACTTAGAGGACAGACGTTTTGAGGTAGAGGTCAAAAAAAGGAGATCATATAGCATGTCAGCCAGAGCTTCTCATAGCTGTGAGGTGGAGCAAAGGCAAAGCTGTGAGTTAGAAAGGCACATTTTGGATCAATATCCCAGTTTGACAAAGGAACGCAGACAAATCAGTATCATTTCTGATCGAGAGagtaaggaaaagaggaagaaaatcaggACCCTATTTAACATGC AACAGAACTTTTGGAAACTAAGCTCAACTTCCATCCCAGTTAAAGTAATTAAATTTCTGAGTAATCTCAGTAACTCTGTGGGATACATATTCTGGAACAACAATTCTGGAAACCATGGAGGAGCCACCTGTTTTGTCTTGAAGAATCACTACATTCTTACTTGTAGTCATGTCGTGAACTTCATAGTAGGTGCAGAGGTGGAACTGGAGGAGGCAGCACAAGTGATCAGTGGCTCTGCTTGGGTGACCTTCTCTTTTGAAGATACTCATGGAAGTAGTGGTCCATTGAGAGTGGTCCAAGACAAGGAGTGGTCCATTGAGCCTTGGTTTGAAGTGTTTGACAAATCCCTGGATTATGCAGTGTTGAAACTGAAGGAGAATGGCTCTCCCATTCCCATGGGTCTATGGGACCAAATTGCTCCTCCACCAAAGAATGGCATCCTGCATATCATTGGTCACCCAGGCCAACAGAAAAAATCAGCTGATAATTGTGTTATGATTCCCCAACTACTTCTGGAACAGGTATGTCAAGACCACATCCAGGCCAGTGTGGAAAGTAACTCTGTCTTCATGTTTTCGCCTAGAAGTTTCCAGAAGGGTTTTAAGAACCAGAAGCTAATCACCTATGAAACCTGTTTCATCCAAGGGTCTTCTGGCTCCCCTGTCTTCAGTGCAAATGGGGAGCTAGTTGCCATGCATACTGCAGGTTTTCTATATGACCACAAAGGAATAAATTATAGCATCATTGAGTTTGGGCATTCTATGACGGCTATTGCTTGGGATATTACGAATCAACATGAGACCTTCTATAGCTCCCAATTCTTAAGTCAAGATGATGGTGAAATGGTGAGGGACGATGAGAGAGACTAG